One segment of Anopheles stephensi strain Indian chromosome 3, UCI_ANSTEP_V1.0, whole genome shotgun sequence DNA contains the following:
- the LOC118512889 gene encoding programmed cell death 6-interacting protein, producing the protein MGLLSVPLKKPSEVDLAKPLKTLVQSNYRNLAPEQLNVINEAIAELNQLRNTAVWKVFDKQESGLEINYRYYDQLTALESKIPVQELQVPFKWKDAFDKGSIFGGRISLTLTSIGYERTCVLFNLAALQSAVASNQSNDNDEGLKQAAKLFQQSASIFTFLKTLASATIQGEPTPDLSQDSLTALGNLMLAQAQEMFVIKAIKDNMKDLIVAKLCAQCEELYSESLRAMQRDSVRALWDKEWIPQVAGRQAAMHALTMLYHSKVSQANKAFGEEISRLQKAVELFKTAQSRSSNPTLFQEYAQRAQKSLADAKKDNDFIYNEIIPDVNNLPSPGKAQLAKVLPMATHLSEEFRDLFTALVPVAVNQALAACEGRKTELVNGEIMRLREATTALNGLLSSLNLPAIVEVTATGESMPPSLQEKATAVREKGGIGKLKELIERLPELFTRNKEILDEAFRMLDEERDSDSQLRAQFKDRWTRTPSDKLSATFRANGEKYRTIINNATAADKVIREKFATHKHGLELLSMATDQLAKEIPSAGAGASSEASNSSAAQALRALMESVETLKAERECIESELKTLTIDLKERFLGALATEGVINEPAISLSEIGKLIGPLQEQVGETLARQQVLSTEIREAHERFVSESGVSTDQRDRTLSELAAAYDVFTELQGYLQEGETFYNGLTEILLVFQSKISDYCFARKTEKEELMKDLTHESSRQAVPATPIIPTHHTSTTATNDLGSSSASAAPSSSAPPPQAAAPTGHAPYPQQMQGIPMAAAYGGNMAAMAGGGGGFTGYAPPPMPQGFNPYGTLPYPSAYTGFPPATMVPPPYYGTYPGAYGHQQQQQQQQPPQPGAPNPNNPMGW; encoded by the exons ATGGGCCTGCTGTCCGTACCGTTGAAGAAACCGTCCGAGGTGGACCTGGCCAAGCCGCTGAAAACGCTTGTCCAAAGCAACTATCGGAATCTGGCCCCGGAACAGCTGAACGTCATCAATGAAGCGATAGCCGAGCTGAATCAACTACGCAACACAGCCGTCTGGAAGGTGTTCGATAAGCAGGAGTCGGGTCTCGAGATAAACTATCGCTACTACGACCAGCTCACTGCGCTGGAGTCGAAAATTCCGGTGCAGGAGCTGCAGGTACCGTTCAAATGGAAGGATGCATTCGACAAGGGGTCCATTTTCGGTGGTCGCATTAGCTTGA CGCTCACTTCGATCGGGTACGAAAGGACGTGCGTATTGTTTAACCTCGCCGCACTGCAGAGCGCCGTCGCCAGCAACCAAAGCAACGACAACGATGAAGGATTAAAGCAGGCGGCGAAACTGTTCCAACAGAGTGCATCAATATTTACGTTCCTAAAGACGCTTGCATCGGCCACGATTCAGGGCGAACCGACGCCCGACCTTTCGCAGGACAGTTTGACCGCCCTCGGCAACCTAATGCTGGCACAGGCCCAGGAAATGTTCGTTATCAAAGCGATTAAGGACAACATGAAGGATCTGATTGTAGCGAAGCTGTGCGCGCAGTGCGAGGAACTCTACTCGGAATCGCTGCGCGCGATGCAGCGTGACAGTGTGCGTGCGCTGTGGGATAAGGAATGGATACCGCAGGTTGCTGGCCGCCAGGCAGCGATGCACGCCCTGACCATGCTGTACCACAGCAAAGTGTCGCAAGCGAACAAAGCGTTCGGTGAGGAAATTAGCCGGCTGCAGAAAGCGGTCGAACTGTTCAAGACGGCTCAGTCGCGCTCGTCCAATCCGACCCTGTTCCAGGAGTACGCACAGCGCGCCCAGAAGAGTCTGGCCGATGCGAAGAAAGACAACGATTTCATTTACAACGAAATCATACCGGACGTAAACAATCTGCCCAGCCCGGGTAAGGCACAGCTGGCGAAGGTGCTCCCGATGGCGACGCACCTCAGTGAAGAGTTTAGGGATCTGTTTACTGCGCTTGTACCGGTTGCGGTCAATCAGGCGCTTGCCGCGTGCGAAGGTCGAAAGACGGAACTGGTCAATGGAGAGATTATGCGACTGcgcgaggcgacaacggcactGAACGGGTTGCTTTCGAGCCTGAATCTACCGGCCATCGTGGAAGTGACGGCCACGGGAGAGAGTATGCCCCCCTCGCTGCAGGAGAAAGCAACCGCGGTACGGGAGAAGGGTGGAATTGGGAAGTTGAAGGAGCTGATCGAACGTTTGCCAGAACTGTTTACGCGCAACAAGGAAATTCTTGACGAG GCCTTCCGAATGTTGGACGAGGAGCGCGACTCCGACAGTCAGCTGCGGGCGCAGTTTAAGGACCGTTGGACGCGCACCCCCTCCGACAAGCTGTCCGCAACGTTCCGCGCCAATGGGGAAAAGTATCGCACGATCATCAACAATGCGACCGCCGCGGATAAGGTGATCCGGGAGAAGTTTGCCACCCACAAGCACGGGCTCGAACTGCTCTCGATGGCGACCGATCAGCTAGCGAAGGAGATTCCGTCGGCCGGTGCCGGAGCCAGCAGCGAAGCGTCCAACTCGTCCGCCGCCCAGGCGCTCCGTGCGCTGATGGAATCGGTCGAAACACTGAAAGCCGAACGGGAGTGCATCGAATCGGAGCTGAAAACGCTCACGATCGATCTGAAGGAACGGTTCCTGGGAGCGCTCGCAACCGAGGGCGTTATTAACGAGCCGGCCATCTCGCTGTCCGAAATTGGCAAGCTGATCGGTCCGCTGCAGGAGCAGGTGGGCGAAACGCTAGCCCGCCAGCAGGTGCTGTCGACGGAGATTCGCGAAGCACACGAACGGTTCGTGTCGGAATCGGGCGTATCGACCGATCAGCGCGATCGCACGCTGTCCGAGCTGGCCGCCGCCTACGATGTGTTTACCGAGCTGCAGGGCTATCTGCAGGAGGGCGAAACGTTCTACAACGGGCTGACCGAGATTCTGCTCGTCTTCCAGAGCAAGATTAGCGATTACTGTTTTGCGCGCAAAACCGAAAAGGAAGAGCTGATGAAGGATCTGACGCACGAATCGAGCCGCCAAGCGGTACCGGCGACGCCGATCATTCCGACCCACCACACGTCCACCACGGCAACGAACGATTTGGGCAGCAGCTCGGCTTCAGCCGCTCCGAGCAGCAGCGCGCCACCACCGCAGGCGGCGGCACCCACGGGTCATGCGCCCTATCCACAGCAAATGCAAGGCATTCCGATGGCAGCAGCGTACGGTGGCAACATGGCAGCgatggctggtggtggtggtggctttaCCGGCTACGCGCCACCACCGATGCCCCAAGGTTTCAATCCCTACGGAACACTTCCCTATCCGTCGG CTTACACCGGGTTTCCACCGGCAACGATGGTGCCACCACCGTATTATGGAACGTACCCGGGAGCGTAcggccatcagcagcagcagcagcagcagcaaccgccgCAACCTGGTGCACCCAATCCAAACAACCCGATGGGATGGTAG